DNA from Chitinophaga pendula:
GGTAAAAATGGCCTTTCTTTTGAATCAGTTCTGCCATGGTACCATGTTCTATTATTCTACCGGCATCTATGCAGACAATCTCGTTTGCATATTTCAGGGCACTAAGCCTATGTGAGATGATAATAATGGTTTTGAATGCGGGATTTCCGAAGAGGTGAGCATATATGGATTCTTCGCTTTTGGAGTCGATCTCTGATGTCGCTTCATCTATGATCAGCCATTCTGTGTTGCGCAATAGTGTTCTGCCTAGGGACAGTTTCTGTTTTTGTCCTCCTGATAGTTTTACGCCACCATCGCCGATCTTACGTAAAGCCCTTTTATGGTAGTCATTATTATCGGTAAAGATCCCTGATAGTTGGGCAGCCTCTACCAGCTCATTGTCGCCGGCATTTAATTTTCCGTAGCGTATATTTTCCAGGATGGTATCGTTGAACAGGAAGTATCCCTGGCTATTTACGGTCAGGTGATGCATCCAATCTTCCATATCGATTTCCTGCAGGTTTCTGCCGTTGACGAGTATTTGCCCTTTGTGCGGGATATTAAATTTGCATAGCAAGTCTACGATGGTAGATTTTCCGCCGCCGCTGGCGCCTACGATTGCATAATGCCGGCCGGTATGAAACGTAAAATCCAGGTTGTTGATCACTTGTTTGTCCTGATGCAGGAAGCTGACATTTTCCAGTTCGATCTTTTTGATGGGGCTATCGAGTTGCTGGTATGTACTGTCTTTTACTTCGATGGGATGATCCAGCAATTCGAAGATGCGTGATATTGATACGGATGTGTTTATCAGTTCTACATACAGTGATATGATATTCTGGAAGGGGTCGTATAGTTTGTTGGCGTATTGCAGGAATGCTACCAGCGTACCTATTGTCATCAGGCCGGCGATGACCTGCCAGCCCCCCAGCCCTAATGTAACGAGCGGTACGAGGGAGAGCAGGAAGATGCTGATCCCTTTTGAGACCGACAGCATGAGACCACCATCGATATTGAGTTTGACCAATTGCTTAAACCGGTTTTTGATCAGGTTTCCCTCATGATCATA
Protein-coding regions in this window:
- a CDS encoding ABC transporter ATP-binding protein, with the translated sequence MNPKTMIWKRLLSFLRPYIKYEALLLLLMLLGNAAALASPYYLKVIIDQVLIEKKVSLLVEILSLIFATYIARILMGIASEYLYNWISNQVLNTLSLKLFNHIIRLPMHFFKERSLGDVIHRMNNEVNNVRKSLTGVLIHFINNAITIIGLIVVMCVLDTKLFLAICLLYPLLFFSIKRFNPRIKKLAENVKAEEAGILGHLTERITNVRFIKLFNAYDHEGNLIKNRFKQLVKLNIDGGLMLSVSKGISIFLLSLVPLVTLGLGGWQVIAGLMTIGTLVAFLQYANKLYDPFQNIISLYVELINTSVSISRIFELLDHPIEVKDSTYQQLDSPIKKIELENVSFLHQDKQVINNLDFTFHTGRHYAIVGASGGGKSTIVDLLCKFNIPHKGQILVNGRNLQEIDMEDWMHHLTVNSQGYFLFNDTILENIRYGKLNAGDNELVEAAQLSGIFTDNNDYHKRALRKIGDGGVKLSGGQKQKLSLGRTLLRNTEWLIIDEATSEIDSKSEESIYAHLFGNPAFKTIIIISHRLSALKYANEIVCIDAGRIIEHGTMAELIQKKGHFYQLFESQLDLTTVKI